A stretch of the Xyrauchen texanus isolate HMW12.3.18 chromosome 20, RBS_HiC_50CHRs, whole genome shotgun sequence genome encodes the following:
- the LOC127661092 gene encoding glycogen phosphorylase, liver form-like: MATPLTDQEKRKQISIRGIVGVENVAELKKGFNRHLHFTLVKDRNVATPRDYYFALAHTVRDHLVGRWIRTQQFYYETDPKRVYYLSLEFYMGRALQNTMINLGLQNACDEALYQLGLDMEDLEEMEEDAGLGNGGLGRLAACFLDSMATLGLAAYGYGIRYEYGIFNQKIKEGWQVEEADDWLRYGNPWEKARPEFMLPVHFYGRLEEVEGAEPKWVDTQVVLAMPYDTPVPGYMNNTVNTMRLWSARAPNDFNLRDFNVGDYIQAVLDRNLAENISRVLYPNDNFFEGKELRLKQEYFVVAATLQDVIRRFKTSKRNCSARLSFESFPDKVAIQLNDTHPAMAIPELMRIFVDIEKLDWDTAWDITKRTFAYTNHTVLPEALERWPVELMEKLLPRHLQIIYKINQTHLDHIASLFPDDLDRIGRMSLIEEEGGKRVNMAHLCIVGSHKVNGVAQIHSDIIKTDVFRDFSELEPEKFQNKTNGITPRRWLLLCNPGLADLIAEAIGEDYVKDLTQLEKLNDLVDDDAFIRDLSKVKQDNKLKFAHYLEKLYDVDVNPASMFDVHVKRIHEYKRQLLNCLHIITMYNRIKRNPTKQFVPRTVIIGGKAAPGYHMAKMIIKLITSVADVVNNDPVIGRKLKVIYLENYRVSLAEKVIPATDLSEQISTAGTEASGTGNMKFMLNGALTIGTMDGANVEMAEEAGEENLFIFGMRVEDVAKMDKEGYDALEYYESLPELKHAIDQIKSGYFSPKQPEMFSDIINMLFHHDRFKVFADYESYVQCQDRVSALYKDQKEWTQMVIKNIAASGKFSSDRTITEYATEIWGVEPTDLKIPPPSEPREALEETARALRKI, encoded by the exons ATGGCGACCCCTCTAACGGACCAGGAGAAGCGCAAGCAGATCAGCATCAGGGGGATCGTAGGTGTGGAGAATGTGGCGGAGCTAAAGAAGGGTTTTAACCGGCACCTGCACTTCACGCTCGTGAAAGACCGGAACGTCGCAACGCCGCGCGATTATTATTTCGCTCTCGCGCACACGGTGCGTGATCACCTGGTGGGCCGCTGGATCCGCACTCAGCAGTTCTACTATGAGACCGACCCGAAG CGTGTATATTACCTGTCTTTGGAGTTCTACATGGGTAGAGCTCTCCAGAACACCATGATTAACCTGGGTCTGCAGAACGCCTGCGATGAGGCTCTCTACCAG TTGGGGCTGGATATGGAGGATCTGGAAGAGATGGAGGAAGATGCCGGATTGGGCAATGGAGGCCTTGGAAGATTAGCag CTTGTTTTCTGGACTCCATGGCGACTCTGGGTCTGGCTGCTTATGGATATGGGATCCGTTATGAGTATGGAATCTTCAACCAGAAAATCAAAGAAGGCTGGCAG GTTGAGGAGGCGGATGATTGGTTGAGGTATGGTAACCCTTGGGAAAAGGCCCGTCCTGAGTTCATGCTGCCAGTGCATTTCTACGGCCGCTTAGAGGAGGTGGAGGGGGCGGAGCCGAAGTGGGTTGACACCCAG GTGGTTTTGGCTATGCCGTACGACACGCCAGTTCCAGGTTACATGAACAACACCGTGAACACTATGCGTCTTTGGTCCGCACGAGCACCCAACGATTTCAACCTGCGGGACT TTAATGTAGGCGATTATATTCAGGCAGTTCTGGACCGTAACTTAGCAGAAAACATTTCACGTGTGCTCTATCCAAACGACAAT TTTTTTGAGGGGAAGGAGCTACGTTTGAAGCAGGAATATTTTGTGGTGGCTGCGACTTTGCAAGATGTGATCCGCCGCTTTAAGACTTCAAAGAGGAACTGCTCTGCACGGTTGTCATTTGAGAGCTTCCCTGATAAG GTTGCCATCCAACTGAATGATACTCATCCTGCTATGGCCATCCCTGAGCTGATGAGGATATTTGTGGACATAGAGAAACTGGATTGGGACACA GCCTGGGATATTACAAAGCGAACGTTTGCCTACACCAACCACACAGTTCTGCCTGAGGCTCTGGAGCGCTGGCCGGTTGAACTGATGGAGAAACTTTTACCCCGACACTTGCAGATCATATACAAGATCAACCAAACACACCTTGAT catatAGCGTCTCTGTTTCCAGACGATCTGGACCGAATCGGCAGGATGTCACTGATCGAGGAAGAAGGAGGGAAGAGAGTGAACATGGCTCATCTCTGCATCGTGGGATCACACAAAGTGAATGGAGTCGCACAGATTCACTCTGACATCATAAAAACAGATGT ATTCCGAGACTTCAGTGAGTTGGAACCAGAGaagtttcaaaataaaacaaacggCATCACACCGCGACGCTGGCTGCTGCTCTGCAACCCTGGACTCGCTGATCTGATCGCAGag GCTATCGGTGAAGATTACGTGAAAGATCTGACTCAGCTGGAAAAGCTGAATGATCTGGTTGATGATGATGCTTTTATCAGAGATTTATCCAAAGTCAAACAG GATAACAAGCTAAAATTTGCACATTACTTGGAGAAGCTGTATGATGTGGACGTAAATCCTGCATCCATGTTTGACGTTCATGTGAAAAGAATTCATGAATACAAACGACAGCTTCTTAACTGCCTCCACATCATCACCATGTATAACC GCATCAAGAGAAACCCCACCAAACAATTTGTACCACGGACTGTGATCATCGGGGGCAAG GCTGCCCCTGGATATCACATGGCAAAGATGATAATTAAGTTGATCACCTCTGTCGCTGATGTCGTCAATAACGATCCTGTGATTGGCCGAAAACTGAAGGTCATTTACCTGGAGAACTACAGAGTGTCACTGGCAGAGaagg TGATCCCAGCTACTGACCTGTCAGAGCAGATCTCCACTGCAGGAACGGAGGCGTCCGGAACAGGAAACATGAAGTTCATGTTGAATGGGGCACTGACTATCGGCACTATGGATGGTGCCAACGTGGAGATGGCAGAGGAAGCCGGAGAAGAAAACCTTTTCATCTTTGGCATGAGAGTGGAAGATGTAGCAAAAATGGATAAAGAAGG ctaTGATGCATTAGAGTATTATGAGAGTCTTCCTGAGCTGAAACACGCCATAGATCAAATTAAAAGTGGCTATTTTTCACCGAAACAGCCGGAGATGTTCAGCGACATCATCAACATGCTGTTCCATCATGATCG GTTTAAAGTTTTCGCAGACTATGAGTCTTATGTCCAGTGCCAAGATAGAGTCAGCGCTCTCTATAAG GATCAGAAAGAATGGACTCAGATGGTAATTAAGAACATTGCAGCTTCTGGAAAGTTCTCCAGTGACCGTACCATTACAGAGTACGCCACTGAGATCTGGGGAGTGGAACCCACTGACCTGAAGATTCCTCCACCCAGCGAACCACGCGAAGCTCTGGAGGAAACAGCTCGTGCCCTGCGCaaaatctaa